The following are encoded together in the Vicia villosa cultivar HV-30 ecotype Madison, WI unplaced genomic scaffold, Vvil1.0 ctg.000089F_1_1, whole genome shotgun sequence genome:
- the LOC131623893 gene encoding uncharacterized protein LOC131623893, with protein sequence MWKEVAGGKTRGRCYGVAQLAHNVRDGVSFLTQVSVTNPNREADSEAIEAARAEAAAAREEAARAEAEAARANARTDELAKQFEDLRKMFEMFQSRQPGSSSAPSSEHAHYNYSEDEEDEEDDVADVHDQNE encoded by the exons ATGTGGAAAGAGGTTGCCGGAGGTAAAACACGGGGTCGGTGTTATGGAGTTGCACAATTGGCGCACAACGTAAGAGATGGAGTGAGCTTTTTGACACAAGTGTCTGTTACAAACCCCAATAGAGAAGCAGATAGCGAAGCCATTGAGGCTGCCAGAGCTGAAGCTGCCGCTGCACGTGAAGAGGCTGCCAGAGCTGAAGCGGAAGCTGCACGAGCTAATGCGCGGACAGATGAATTGGCAAAGCAATTTGAAGATCTTAGGAAAATGTTTGAAATGTTTCAGTCTCGTCAGCCGGGTTCTTCTAGTGCTCCTTCGAGTGAACATGCTCATTATAACTACTCG GAGGATGAGGAGGATGAGGAAGATGATGTTGCTGATGTTCATGATCAAAACGAGTAG
- the LOC131623924 gene encoding uncharacterized protein LOC131623924, translating into MTGQNGKRKAPSSTTNFVDRLCRQRQIPPGSIAIKNSRMVHMKPGSKNPPPPPPTQRKHPPPIQTTKTPPPIQTNPTPPPWQPPSKTLKTPTPSPSHPTSKTQTNPPPPPIQTTPTPSPSHPTSTNQTNPTPPPIQTNPTPPPTDQPQPSIPTSEEFRFIPTPGYTHRVLQSPPRHSTEEGIQEEGDQALSNEEQEEQVDGQRPKIYIVEDTALSPGDLVAEMCRKVIEKLYRGTFFNYSELKREKRDKERKQWFNMFKSLVSWDRCDDAKMEYLFHQRCAARLRDILQKAKEKACKPPWMGVDTWKFLLEKWQTKDFKDVSKQNKTNRSSSRGGAVHTSGRKAHHDVALELAKKLKRPAHPDELFIATHKKKNGEWVDERAATTHMKVKREIEINIFGLRGFLNVLAVVFAMCL; encoded by the exons TATGCCGTCAACGACAAATTCCACCTGGAAGTATTGCTATAAAGAATTCTCGCATGGTCCATATGAAACCTGGTTCAAAGaacccaccaccaccaccacctactCAGAGAAAACATCCACCACCGATTCAGACAACTAAAACACCACCACCGATTCAGACAAATCCAACACCACCACCTTGGCAGCCTCCATCAAAGACCTTGAAAACCCCAACACCGTCTCCTTCCCACCCTACTTCAAAGACTCAGACAaacccaccaccaccaccaattCAGACAACCCCAACACCCTCTCCTTCCCATCCTACTTCAACGAATCAGACAAACCCAACACCACCACCAATTCAGACAAACCCAACACCGCCACCTACTGATCAGCCTCAACCATCAATCCCGACTTCTGAGGAATTCAGATTCATTCCTACCCCGGGATATACTCATCGTGTTTTACAAAGTCCTCCCCGTCACTCCACAGAAGAGGGCATTCAAGAAGAGGGGGACCAAGCACTTTCTAATgaggaacaagaagaacaagttGATGGGCAAAGACCGAAGATCTATATTGTGGAAGATACTGC GTTAAGTCCAGGAGATCTTGTTGCCGAAATGTGTAGAAAAGTTATAGAAAAGCTTTACCGGGgtactttttttaattatagtgaGCTTAAACGCGAGAAAAGAGACAAAGAGAGAAAGCAATGGTTCAACATGTTTAAA TCGCTTGTAAGCTGGGACCGTTGTGATGATGCTAAAATGGAATACTTGTTTCATCAAAGATGTGCTGCACGACTACGCGATATATTGCAAAAGGCTAAAGAGAAAGCATGCAAGCCGCCTTGGATGGGTGTAGATACATGGAAGTTTCTTCTTGAGAAGTGGCAGACAAAAGATTTCAAAGATGTCTCCAAACAAAATAAGACTAATCGATCATCAAGTAGAGGTGGGGCAGTCCATACGTCTGGCCGTAAAGCTCACCATGATGTTGCACTTGAATTG GCTAAAAAACTCAAGCGACCCGCACATCCGGATGAGCTCTTCATTGCCACCCATAAAAAGAAGAATGGGGAATGGGTTGACGAGCGTGCAGCGACAACACAT ATGAAAGTTAAGAGAGAAATAGAGATAAACATATTTGGCTTGAGGGGTTTTCTAAATGTATTGGCAGTTGTCTTTGCCATGTGTTTATAG